In one Erythrobacteraceae bacterium WH01K genomic region, the following are encoded:
- the mreC gene encoding rod shape-determining protein MreC → MAPPASSRRSGHSRRAQYGLFTGYVVAGLGALIGAILLALSLLRPDIMSGPNTAASDTVKPVAEANAVVRSESRGFIENIRGYLRAGSQNEALRREVELARIRLAEAEALKQENARLRGILGLREDGREPVTVARLIGSSSSSTRRFAYLGAGRRDGVEAGMPVRSARGVVGRVLEVGTRSSRVLLLTDSESIVPVRRATDDTVAFAEGRGDGQIDIRLINLGINPLKVGDVFVTSGAGGFYAPGIAVAIVSKLTDDGGIARIISDPAATDYVSVDPIFQPAATSGAATPVEIDLSADAEGESEGDADADTDTDR, encoded by the coding sequence ATGGCGCCGCCTGCATCATCCAGGCGCTCCGGCCATTCGCGTAGGGCGCAATACGGGCTGTTCACGGGGTATGTCGTCGCCGGACTGGGCGCGCTGATCGGTGCTATCCTGCTGGCGCTTTCCCTGCTTCGGCCGGACATCATGTCCGGCCCGAACACCGCTGCCAGCGATACGGTAAAGCCGGTGGCGGAGGCGAATGCCGTCGTTCGCAGCGAAAGTCGCGGCTTCATCGAAAACATACGCGGCTATCTGCGCGCGGGCAGCCAGAACGAGGCGCTGCGGCGCGAAGTCGAACTTGCCCGCATCCGGCTTGCCGAAGCAGAGGCGCTGAAACAGGAAAACGCCCGCTTGCGCGGCATATTGGGGCTGCGCGAGGATGGACGGGAGCCGGTGACGGTTGCCCGTCTGATCGGGTCGAGTTCGTCCAGCACCCGTCGCTTCGCCTATCTCGGCGCAGGCAGGCGCGACGGTGTCGAGGCGGGCATGCCCGTCCGCTCCGCCCGCGGCGTGGTCGGCCGCGTGCTGGAAGTCGGCACCAGAAGCTCGCGCGTCCTCTTGCTGACCGACAGCGAAAGCATCGTGCCGGTCCGCCGCGCGACCGACGATACCGTCGCGTTCGCCGAAGGGCGCGGCGACGGGCAGATCGACATCCGCCTGATTAATCTCGGCATCAACCCGCTGAAGGTCGGCGACGTGTTCGTGACCAGCGGCGCAGGCGGATTCTACGCCCCCGGTATCGCCGTCGCCATCGTATCGAAGCTGACGGATGACGGCGGGATCGCCCGCATCATTTCCGATCCCGCGGCCACCGACTACGTGTCGGTCGATCCCATCTTCCAGCCTGCAGCAACTTCGGGCGCGGCGACCCCGGTCGAGATCGACCTGTCGGCCGATGCGGAAGGAGAGTCCGAAGGCGACGCGGACGCAGACACAGACACCGACCGGTGA
- a CDS encoding rod shape-determining protein — MSFLSNLFKFGSQNMAIDLGTANTLVYVQDQGIVLDEPSVVAIETINGQTKVKAVGDDAKLMMGKTPDSIQAIRPLRDGVIADIEIAEEMIKHFIRKVHGKKSLFRYPEITICVPSGSTSVEKRAIRDAASNAGASAVYLILEPMAAAIGADMPVTEPVGSMVVDIGGGTTEVAVLSLRGLAYTTSVRTGGDKMDEAIVSYVRRHHNLLIGDSTAERIKKDYGVAVAPADGIGESIVIKGRDLVNGVPKEITINQGHVAEALNEPIGAIVEGVRIALENTAPELAADIVDQGIVLTGGGALIAGLDDHLRDETGLPVSIAEDPLTCVAIGTGRAMEDPIYRGVLMTA, encoded by the coding sequence ATGAGTTTTCTGAGCAACCTTTTCAAATTCGGTTCGCAGAACATGGCGATCGACCTCGGAACGGCCAATACGCTGGTCTATGTGCAGGACCAGGGCATCGTGCTGGATGAACCGTCCGTCGTTGCGATCGAGACCATCAACGGCCAGACCAAGGTCAAGGCCGTCGGCGACGATGCCAAGCTGATGATGGGCAAGACGCCCGACAGCATCCAGGCCATCCGCCCGCTGCGCGACGGTGTGATCGCCGACATCGAAATCGCGGAAGAGATGATCAAGCACTTCATCCGCAAGGTGCACGGGAAGAAGAGCCTGTTCCGCTATCCCGAGATCACGATCTGTGTGCCGTCGGGCTCTACCTCGGTGGAAAAGCGCGCGATCCGCGATGCGGCGAGCAATGCCGGTGCCAGCGCCGTCTACCTGATCCTGGAACCCATGGCCGCCGCCATCGGCGCCGACATGCCGGTGACGGAGCCGGTCGGTTCCATGGTCGTCGATATCGGCGGCGGCACGACCGAAGTCGCGGTGCTGTCGCTGCGCGGCCTTGCCTACACCACTTCGGTTCGCACCGGCGGCGACAAGATGGACGAAGCCATTGTCTCCTACGTCCGACGACATCACAACCTGCTGATCGGCGATTCAACGGCCGAGCGGATCAAGAAGGATTACGGCGTCGCCGTCGCTCCTGCCGACGGGATCGGGGAAAGCATCGTCATCAAGGGCCGCGACCTGGTGAACGGCGTACCCAAGGAAATCACCATCAACCAGGGTCATGTGGCTGAGGCCTTGAACGAGCCGATCGGCGCCATCGTCGAAGGCGTACGCATCGCTCTGGAAAATACCGCGCCAGAACTGGCTGCCGACATCGTCGACCAGGGCATCGTGCTCACCGGCGGCGGTGCGCTTATCGCAGGGCTCGACGATCACCTGCGCGATGAAACCGGCCTGCCGGTCAGCATCGCGGAAGATCCGCTGACCTGCGTTGCCATCGGAACGGGCCGCGCGATGGAGGACCCGATCTATCGCGGCGTCCTGATGACGGCCTGA
- the mutL gene encoding DNA mismatch repair endonuclease MutL, translating into MPEIRRLPEHLVNRIAAGEVVERPAAALKELVENAVDAGATRIAVSLVDGGLTRLEVTDNGCGMEPAAMEMALERHATSKLPDTLIGEDQAIERVATLGFRGEALPSIASVSRFTLESRPHDADNGWRRIIDHGVLVEEGPAALPPGTRARVEQVFAKVPARRKFLRTARSEYGACLDIVRRLAMARPDIGFTLQHGDRRTIATQPDEALADRVAQIVTRELKDNGVLLDMERGAMRLTGIAGLPTYNRGVADHQYLFVNGRPVKDRLLVGAVRGAYSDMLARDRHAVLALFLDLPAEDVDVNVHPAKTEVRFRDAQGVRGFIVSGLRQALSTGDRRSAQGPDRAAMERWQQEPVREEPAPALRSIFDNRDWSAPAQRVGEARPDWRGYEQDVMTAPMGRAEEAAPVAVEQDFPLGIARGQVANTYIVAESKDGLVLVDQHAAHERLVLERLKAAGAGEAVARSQAMLIPEVVELEEPACDRLEEAADKLDALGLAIERFGPGAMLVRSMPHALAGGDPHKLLQDIADDLAKHGTSLLLGEKLDLVLATMACHGSVRAGRTLRVDEMNALLREMERTPRSGQCNHGRPTWVKLGMDDVEKLFGRH; encoded by the coding sequence ATGCCGGAAATTCGTCGCCTGCCAGAACATCTCGTCAACCGGATCGCCGCTGGCGAGGTGGTCGAACGTCCGGCCGCCGCGCTGAAGGAACTGGTAGAAAACGCAGTCGATGCCGGGGCGACCCGGATTGCTGTCTCGCTGGTCGATGGCGGGCTCACCCGGCTGGAGGTGACCGATAATGGCTGCGGGATGGAACCGGCGGCGATGGAAATGGCGCTCGAACGCCATGCGACTTCGAAATTGCCCGATACCCTGATCGGAGAGGACCAGGCGATCGAGCGCGTGGCGACGCTGGGATTCCGGGGGGAGGCCCTGCCTTCCATTGCAAGCGTCTCTCGCTTCACGCTGGAAAGCCGGCCACACGATGCGGACAATGGCTGGCGCCGCATTATCGATCACGGCGTGCTGGTGGAGGAGGGGCCGGCCGCCCTGCCGCCGGGCACTCGGGCGCGGGTCGAGCAGGTGTTCGCCAAGGTTCCCGCCCGGCGCAAGTTCCTGCGCACGGCGCGCAGCGAATACGGCGCGTGCCTCGATATCGTGCGGCGTCTCGCGATGGCGCGGCCGGACATCGGCTTCACCCTGCAACATGGCGACCGGCGAACCATCGCAACGCAGCCGGACGAGGCGCTGGCCGACCGCGTGGCGCAGATCGTCACGCGCGAACTGAAGGACAACGGCGTGCTGCTCGACATGGAACGGGGCGCCATGCGGCTGACCGGCATTGCAGGGCTGCCGACCTATAATCGCGGCGTAGCGGACCACCAGTACCTGTTCGTCAACGGTCGCCCGGTGAAGGACCGCCTGCTGGTCGGCGCGGTGCGGGGCGCCTATTCCGACATGCTGGCCCGAGATCGCCACGCCGTGCTCGCCCTGTTCCTCGACCTTCCGGCGGAAGATGTCGACGTGAACGTCCATCCGGCAAAGACGGAGGTTCGTTTCCGTGATGCGCAGGGCGTTCGCGGCTTCATCGTTTCCGGGCTCCGGCAGGCGCTATCGACGGGGGACCGGCGAAGCGCGCAGGGTCCGGACCGCGCTGCCATGGAAAGGTGGCAGCAGGAACCGGTCCGCGAGGAACCGGCACCGGCGCTGCGGTCCATCTTCGACAACCGCGACTGGAGCGCGCCAGCGCAGCGCGTCGGCGAAGCTCGCCCCGACTGGCGAGGTTACGAACAGGACGTGATGACCGCGCCGATGGGCCGCGCCGAGGAAGCGGCGCCCGTGGCGGTAGAGCAGGATTTCCCTTTGGGTATTGCGCGGGGGCAGGTTGCGAACACCTACATCGTCGCGGAATCGAAGGACGGGCTGGTTCTGGTCGACCAGCACGCGGCGCACGAGCGGCTCGTCCTCGAAAGGCTGAAGGCAGCGGGGGCGGGGGAAGCGGTCGCCCGCAGCCAGGCCATGCTGATCCCCGAAGTCGTCGAGCTGGAGGAGCCTGCCTGCGACCGGCTGGAAGAGGCAGCGGACAAGCTGGACGCGCTGGGCCTTGCCATCGAACGTTTCGGTCCCGGCGCCATGCTGGTCCGTTCCATGCCCCATGCACTGGCAGGCGGCGACCCGCACAAGCTGCTCCAGGACATTGCGGATGACCTGGCAAAGCATGGCACGAGCCTGCTGCTGGGGGAGAAACTGGATCTCGTCCTGGCGACGATGGCGTGCCACGGATCGGTCAGGGCGGGGCGCACATTGCGCGTCGACGAAATGAATGCGTTGCTGCGTGAAATGGAGCGCACGCCGCGATCGGGGCAATGCAACCATGGACGGCCCACATGGGTGAAGCTGGGGATGGACGATGTCGAGAAACTGTTCGGGCGTCATTAG